GCGCGAAGTCGGTGAAGCGATTGCAGAGTCCGCGCCATCGGCGTCAGTAACTTCATGCCCGAGCACCTTGATCGACTCCTGGCTGAAACCCCCGTCGTGCCTGCAAGACAAGAACACAGAACTGGGCATCCTCACCCAAGCGTGGCCACCCATCGGTGGCATCACGTTTTACCGCGTCGGCGAGCTGCCGAGCACCCTCGACAACGAAGTGGTTAAAAACACTGCCTTGGAATTCGGAAAAACACCAGCTCAAGTGATGCTTCGCTGGCACCTCCAACGCGGCCGCTACACCATCCCCAAATCAACCACCCCGGCACGCATCAAAGAAAACGTTGAGATCTTCGATTTTTTGCTTAACGACGCCCACCTCCAGCAGCTAGATGCGCTTGACACGGGAGTTCGGGGTGGTCCGAACCCGGCGAACATCACGATGGCTACCTTTGGATTCAGTATCCCCGAAGCTTAAGCAATCGTGGCCATAAAGATCGCCGTACCTGGGAATAATTGTCCCCGAAGCGGAGACCATTGGCCCCAAGTTTGATCAAGGTGAACTGGCCATTCTGGTTCGATCAGGCGATCGAGGCGGAAGGAGGCGTCGATAAGCTCAGCAATCCGGTCCCCCATGGTGCGGTGCTGTTCCGCATAGCTGAGCGCACCGGTCACCTCGTCTTCTTCGACGTAACCACTGTCGTCGAAGTAGCTGGTGACGGCGGTTAGGCCCGCGGGGCCGGGGTCGTCGAGGAAGATCCAGCGCATGGGGTGGGTGATGGAAAACACGAAACGACCACCTGGTTTCAAGACGCGTGCGATCTCTTTCATGAGCGCTGCTGAATCCTCGACAAAAGGAATGGCTCCGAATACAGAAAAGACCACGTCAAAAGCATTATCGGCGTAGGGTAGTGACATGGCATCTGCCTGCACAAGGCTCACTGAGTGATCGTGGCCTGCATGGCGCAGCATCTGTGCCGAAATGTCGAACGCTGCAATAAAGGCATCAGGAATGTCATTGGCCAACCACCGTGAGCACGGCGCTGAACCCGCCCCAATTTCCAAAATCGACGCATCCTTCAAGTCTTCGGGTTGACCGAGTAGACGCACATCCTTTTCATGGAGCATCTCCGGGCACCAATAAAACTCACCGTGCGGGGAATGAGACCCCAAGTAATCTGGATGGCGGGCGTGGTAGTCCTCGGCATCGCTATCCCACCACGAGCGATTTGCGGCGGAGAATTCGCTAAGTCCGTTGATTGCTGAACTCTCACGAGCCCCATCTGTTTCATCTTTGCCCATTTGCCCGATTCTATTTGCTCTAGCTGCATAAACAGCGTACTCTTGACTAGGCGTGTCGTTGCGTCGCGTGTTGGTGTGTTCATGTAGGAAAGCACATCAAGCGTGAACGTGAGATCAAAACCCCGTCTACACAGGGCATTTGAGAGACACAGCTTCCTGTCCATTTTCTAATTTCCTATCCATTTCGGAGCAATTTACATATGCCCACCAACAATGCACCTCAGGTAGCCATCAACGACATTGGCTCTGCTGAGGACTTCCTTGCAGCAATCGACGCAACCATCAAGTACTTCAACGATGGCGATATCGTTGAAGGTACCGTGGTAAAGGTCGATCGTGACGAGGTACTTCTTGACATCGGATACAAGACCGAGGGTGTCATCCCATCCCGCGAGCTCTCCATCAAGCACGATGTCGACCCAGATGAGGTCGTCGAAGTCGGCGACCAGATCGACGCTCTTGTCCTCACCAAGGAAGACAAAGAAGGTCGCCTGATCCTCTCCAAGAAGCGTGCTCAGTACGAGCGTGCATGGGGCGCCATCGAGGAGCTCAAGGAGAAGGACGAGCCAGTTACCGGTACCGTCATCGAGGTCGTCAAGGGTGGCCTCATCATCGACATCGGACTCCGTGGCTTCCTTCCTGCTTCCCTCGTTGAGATGCGTCGCGTTCGCGACCTGGACCCATACATCGGCCAGGAGCTCGAAGCTAAGATCATCGAGCTGGACAAGAACCGCAACAACGTTGTTCTTTCCCGCCGCGCATTCCTCGAGCAGACCCAGTCTGAGGTCCGCTCTGAGTTCCTGCACCAGCTCCAGAAGGGCCAAGTCCGCAAGGGCGTCGTCTCTTCCATCGTCAACTTCGGCGCATTCGTCGATCTCGGCGGTGTCGACGGACTCGTTCACGTTTCCGAGCTGTCTTGGAAGCACATCGACCACCCATCTGAGGTTGTCACCGTTGGCGACGAAGTCACCGTTGAGGTTCTCGACGTTGATCTCGACCGCGAGCGCGTTTCCCTCTCCCTGAAGGCAACTCAGGAAGATCCATGGCGCGTCTTCGCACGCACCCACGCTGTGGGCCAGATCGTGCCAGGCAAGGTCACCAAGCTCGTTCCATTCGGTGCGTTCGTTCGCGTCGAAGAGGGCATCGAGGGCCTCGTCCACATCTCCGAGCTCGCTCAGCGCCACGTTGAGGTTCCTGACCAGGTCGTCGCCGTTGGCGAAGAGGTTATGGTCAAGGTCATCGACATCGACCTCGAGCGTCGTCGTATCTCCCTCTCCCTTAAGCAGGCTGACGAGGACTACACCGAAGAGTTTGATCCATCCAAGTACGGCATGGCTGACTCCTACGACGAGCAGGGTAACTACATCTTCCCTGAGGGATTCGATGCAGAGACCAACGAGTGGCTCGAAGGCTTCGACGAGCAGCGCCAGGCTTGGGAAGCACGCTACGCAGAGTCCGAGCGTCGCTACCAGGCTCACACCGCTCAGATCGAGCGCCGCCGCCAGCAGGCTGAAGAGGCTGCTGCAGAGGCACCCGCTGGAAACTACTCCACCGACTCCGCTGAAGATGCCCCTGCAGCTGCAGAAGCACCAGCAGAGGAGACCGCTGGTTCCCTCGCTTCCGATGAGCAGCTCGCTGCTCTTCGCGAGAAGCTCGCAGGTAACTAATAATTCCTGCACCTCGAGGCGAGTTCACTGACGTTGACAGTGGACAAACCTAGAGTTTGCTCCGCATAAGCGCCCCGTGTTGATCCCATTTTGGGATTGATACGGGGCGCTTTGGGTTTCTTTAGATTTTGGGGGTGAATGGGAGGGGGAGTGAGCATGTCAGGAGTAGTTTCGCAAAACTGCTATGTGCTACTGTTTTTCCGGGCTGGAAAGTGGTGTTTCTAGCCTCGTGTTGGCCGGTATGGTTCTCCGGTTGGTGTGACCCCCGCTGTGGTGGCGGGGGTCTTTCATATTTTTGGGAGCTTCCTGATATTCTTGAAATCTTATTGCGAGGAGAATGTGTCGCGGCCTCGCTGGCGCTGGGGGCGGGAAATAGGGGAGAGAGTGGCACGAGAGGCTTAAGTAGCGTTGCGGCAGGCAAGATGTGGGTCTGAGCTGGTATTTAGGGAATCAATTGTTGAAATATCAAAGGTCGGACAGATTCAAAAATATTACCTTTTTAGTTTGTGGGTATTCAGCTTGTTTTGCGTGGGATTCAGGCTTACTATGAATGGTGACTTACTGCTTGGTTTGGAAAAAATGTGATCCATTACAAAGTTTCGGAATGTAGATTGTGCGCCTGGTCATCCAGGTAAAAAATTTTGCGATTTGTGCAATCGTTTTTGTAATGTTCGCATCGTAAACCAATTGGGTAGTAGGCGTAGAAGAATCAATTCCTGATTCTTTTTCGGCCCAAGATTCGTCACGGGCAATGAAACGGTGCGCTCCGCAGTAGTCCCAGGGACTTAATGGGAGGCATCTAAACGTTGACCGTACGGCTAGGAAGGTTTGACATGGCGTCCAAACTGACGACGACATCGCAACATATTTTGGACAACCTCGGTGGTCCAGAAAATATTACCTCGATGACTCACTGCGCGACTCGCCTTCGCTTCCAGGTGAAGGATCAATCTGCAGTTGATCAAGAAACCATCGACTTTGATCCATCTGTTCTCGGCGTGGTCCCGCAAGGATCCACCGGTATGCAGGTGGTAATGGGTGGATCCGTAGCTAACTACTACCAAGAAATACTCAAACTAGATGGGATGAAGCGTTTCGCCGATGGCGAATCGGCTAATACCGATACTTCCTCAAAGAAGGAATACGGCGGAGTTCGCGGAAAGTACTCCTGGATTGACTACGCCTTTGAATTCCTTTCCGACACCTTCCGGCCCGTTCTGTGGGCACTGCTTGGTGCATCGCTAATTATTACGCTGCTGGTTCTTGCCGACACCTTCGGTCTGCAAGACTTCCGCGCACCAATGGATGAGCAGCCATCCACCTACGTATTCCTCCACGCAATGTGGCGTTCCGTCTTCTACTTCCTGCCCATCATGGTAGGTGCAACGGCAGCAAGGAAGCTGGGTGCTAATGAGTGGATCGGCGCCGCAATCCCAGCTGCACTGCTGACCCCAGAGTTTCTTGCACTGGGCTCCGCAGGTGACACCGTTCAGGTCTTCGGCATGACTATGGTGTTGAACGACTACTCCGGACAGGTCTTCCCACCACTGATCGCAGCCATCGGCCTGTACTGGGTGGAGAAGGGACTGAAGAAGATCATCCCTGAAGCAATCCAGATGGTGTTCGTCCCATTCTTCTCCCTGCTCATCATGATCCCAGCAACCGCATTCCTGCTCGGCCCATTCGGTATTGGCGTCGGTAACGGCATCTCCAACATGCTGGAAGCAATCAACAACTTCAGCCCGTTCATCCTGTCCATCGTCATCCCACTGCTGTACCCATTCTTGGTTCCTTTGGGCTTGCACTGGCCATTGAACGCCATCATGATCCAGAACATCAATACCCTCGGCTACGACTTCATCCAGGGCCCCATGGGTGCATGGAACTTCGCCTGCTTCGGTCTTGTGACTGGCGTGTTCCTCCTGTCCATCCGTGAACGCAATAAGGCAATGCGCCAGGTGTCCCTCGGTGGTATGTTGGCTGGTCTGCTCGGCGGTATTTCTGAGCCTTCGCTCTATGGTGTTCTGCTCCGCTTCAAGAAGACCTATTTCCGCCTGCTTCCAGGATGTTTGGCTGGCGGTATTGTCATGGGCATCTTCGACATCAAGGCATACGCCTTCGTCTTCACCTCCTTGCTCACCATCCCTGCCATGGATCCATGGTTGGGCTACACCATCGGTATCGCAGTAGCATTCTTTGTCTCCATGCTCCTCGTGCTGGTCTTCGACTACCGTTCTGATGAAGAACGCGATGAGGCTCGCGCAAAGGTTGAGGCAATGAAAGCTGGAGACACCGACGCTCCTGCAGCAGGTGCAACCGCAGCAGCTCCGGTTGCAGGCGCCGCAGCAGCAGCTCCTGCTGCAACCGCGGTTGCTACAAAGCCTCGCCTCGCAGCGGGTGAAGTAGTAGAAATTGTCGCCCCACTTGAGGGTCGTACTATTTCTCTGTCTGAGGTACCAGATCCAATCTTTGCAGCAGGCAAGCTTGGACCAGGCATTGCCATCGAACCAACGGGTAACACCGTCGTTGCTCCGGCAGACGCCACCGTAATCCTGGTGCAAAAATCCGGACACGCAGTCGCACTTCGCCTGGAGAGCGGTATTGAAATCCTCATTCACATCGGCTTGGACACAGTCCAGCTTGGTGGCGAAGGCTTCACTGTTCATGTTGAGCGCAAGCAGCAAGTTAAGGCAGGCGATCCGCTGATCACCTTCGATCCAGAGTTCATTCGCTCCAAGAACTTGCCTTTGATCACCCCAGTTGTAGTCTCCAACGCTAATAAATTCGGTGAGATTGTTGGCGTCGAAGCAGCACAGGCAGACGCCACCACCACGGTAATTAAGGTTAATGGCGCTGAATAAGCTCAAACCTTGCCCATAACAGGGCAGGACACACTAATCTGGTCAGTATGTTAAAGATTGGACTGACTGGCGGGATCGGCAGCGGTAAATCAACCGTTGCCGATCTTTTGTCGTCTGAAGGATTTTTGATCATCGACGCAGACCAGATCGCCCGCGAAATAGTTGAACCTGGTCAACCAGCCCTTGCCCAACTGGTAGAGGCTTTTGGCCCAGAGATCATCAAGGAAGATGGATCACTGGACCGCCCGGGACTTGCTGCCAAAGCATTTGTGGATGCGGAGCACACCGCATTACTTAATTCGATTACGCATCCACGCATCGCAGAAGAAACTGCCCGACGTTTTGCGGAAGCCGAGGCTGATGGCACCAAGGTGGCGATTTATGATATGCCGCTCCTGGTGGATAAGGGTTTGGACCGTGGCATGGATATGGTGCTTGTGGTGGACGTCAACGTTGAGGAGCGCGTGCGCCGCCTCGTCGAAAAGCGCGGTTTGGGGGAGGAAGACGTGCGTCGTCGCATTGATTCTCAGGTTCCTGATGAGGTGCGTTTGAAAGCTGCTGATGTGGTGATTGACAATAACGGTAGCTTGGATGATCTTAAGTCGAATATGAAGAAAGTTATTGCGGAGATTTTGACGCGTTCTCACTAAAAGCCAGCCGTGGGCGGAGTAAAGGCCTCAAGTTGTATTGATCGTGCTACGCCTTTAGTGAAGGGGATTTCAATGCAACCATTTGTAGCATTAGATTTTGAAACTGCTAACGGGAAACGAGCATCGGCTTCTTCTGTTGGGTTAGCAAAATTTGATGATAACGGTTAATTAGCTGGTACCTTCCATAGCCTCATTAAGCCCCATCCTGCCAACATTTGGGTGCATGGTATTCGCCCAGATGATGCTGCCGATGCACCTGAGGGGGGACATTTATTCCAAAGTAGCCGAATTTATTGGTGACCTGCCGCTCAGTGCTCATAACTTTGGGTTCGATGGATCAGTATTGACTCAATTAGCCGAGCTTTATCAGCATGAACCGGTCACAAATCCACGTTATTGCACGCTTCGCTAGGCCCGCAGGCTATACCCAGAGTTGTTTAGAAAATCTCTCGACGTAGTTTTTGAGCATCTCTTTGGTAGTGAAATGACTGATCACCACCATGCGGAAGGAGATGCTGTTGCCGCAGGGCGGGTTTTGCCAAAATGCAAGAGAGCTTTTTGATTGAAGAGTTGGAATCAGCTTTGCTTCCATCAAAGCCTAAATCCCGTCTTTCATCTCCCAAAGGCGCAGATACCTTCACCGTGGAAAAATTGTTGCAGCAATTCGGCACATCAACCGTTCTCCAGGGAGAGTTTGTATGCTTCACCGGTACTTTGGAGTCAGGTCGACGTGCGGATTTGGAAGAGCTCTTGGCAGTAGTTGAAGCCTCACCGTCAAGAGGAGTAACTGCTAAAACCAGTATTCTGGTAGTGGGAGTCCCCAACCCGGCAGCGTGGAAAGAAGGGGCGGCAGCCTCAAAGAAGTTGGAAAAAGCAACAGCTCTCCGTGAAAAAGGGAAGCCAATTCGGGTGCTTTCTGAAGAAGACTTTTTCGCACTCCTTGAGGAATAGACCTACACCAGCCCTCCCCAAAGCGGTATTCTAGCGCCCATGAAGATTTGGAATACTGGTCCCTTTGATAACGAGGAAGCTCAGGAAGTGTTGGAGGATCTCCGCGAGGGGCACCTGGATCCTGCGGAGTTGTTGCCTGACATCGGCCAGCGGCATATCGAGGAGGACCAGGGTGCGCTGATTATCGCGCTCGCACACCTGGCGGCCGGCAATCAGCCTGCGGAAGGAGCGGAGGTGGACGTCGAAAAGCTCCAAACTCCGGCGATGAAGGATAGGCTGCGCCAATGCTTGGAAGCGGTATTGATTGATGACACAGTTTCGGGGCTTTATGCGCGCTGGCAGCGCGAGGGTGAGAAGCTCCACGAGTGGAAATCGCAATCCTACGTGCTCTTGAAATAAAACGCTTTTCGACGAAAAACCGCTGCGCGGGCGCGAACCTGGGGGTAAGTGGCTAGGCTTACTGCTTATGGACCTTCACCCAAATCTTGAGCCATTTTCCTTTTTGATCGGTACTTGGAGCGGTGCTGGCCGTGGATACTATCCGACTATTGCGGGTTTTGAGTACCGCGAGACTGTGGCTTTTAGTGCGATTCCCGGCAAGCCCTTTTTGCGCTATGAACAAAAGACACAGGGTGCGCATGGTCCGATGCATACCGAGCTGGGATTTTTCCGGCCTGTGGGGGAAGGCAAGCTGGAATTCACCCTCGCTCAGCCCACGGGCCAAACAGAGCTTTTGGAAGGTGCCGTTACAGAGTTCGATGGTGAGCTACGCTTCGGTTTTGAGCAGTCTACTGTGGTGAACTCACGGACTGCTAAAGAAGTAAAATGCACTGCGCGTTTTTATGTGTTAAATAAAGAACGCACGGTGCTTAAAACTCGTTTTGATATGGCTGCTGCAGGTCAGGCATTGCAGCAGCACTTGGAAAGCCACTTAAAAAAGCAGGCTTAGCCGATTCGCTTTACTGCATCGATCACCATGTTCCAGAACTTGTCAAAGTCCAGGTCGACAGCTACTTGGGTGGTGCAATCTGCTGGAGCCGGTGCGCGGAAATCAGCAACGGTCATGCCTGTGGTAAGTGCGCCGTACAGCTCCACATCAAGTGGTGTCTTGCGGGTGGTGAATACAGTTGGATCAACAATGTATGCAACAGCGCACGGGTCGTGTACTGGTGGGTTATCAAAGCCCTGTGCGTCCTGGTAATTCTTGCGGAAGGCGTCGAAAAGCGCGACGACGAAATCGGCGACGTCGGTGCCTAGCTCGTTGAACTTAGCTTCGATCTCAGGTGTTGCGAGCGCCTGGTGGGTGAGGTCGAGGCCGACCATGGTCAGTGGCCACTTTTCGTTGAATACGATGTGGGCTGCTTCGGGGTCGATCTTGATGTTGAATTCAGCTACGGCGGTCCAGTTTCCTACGTGGTAGCCCCCGCCCATGAGAACAACTTCCTTGACACGCTCGGCGATACGTGGTTCTTTTCGGACCGCCAGCGCGATGTTGGTCAGTGGTCCGGTGGGAACCAGCGCTACGGTGCCGGGCTCGTTATTCATGATGGTATCGATGATGAAATCCACCGCGTGGGTGCCTTCAACCTGCTTGGTTGGTTCAGGCAGTTCATATTTGTGGATTTCCATGCCGGTATCGCCGTGGATATCTTCGGCTACCTCAACGGGACGCACCAGTGGTCGGGTGACACCGCGGTAGATGGGCGCATTGATATCAGCGATGGTGGCCACGACCTGCGCGTTATGGGTGACTTTGTCCAAGGTCTGGTTGCCGCCAACGGTGGTGATGCCCAGCAGTTCAATTTCTGGGCTGCCGGCTGCGAGCAGCATGGCTACAGCGTCGTCGTGGCCGGGATCGCAGTCGAGGATGATCTTGGTGGTCATAGGGTAAAACTCCTTAAAGTGGTGAGGACGCGGTTTACAGCAGATTATGCCGCGAGGGTTTCTGAAGCAGCTTCCTCAGCTTGTGCTTTTGCTGCCACTGTATCGGTGATGGACTCGGGGCGAGGGATCAGCAGGGAGCACAAGAACGCCAGAACCAAGATGATCACGCCAGCCCACATGCCTGCGGCGTATCCGCCAGCGTTGTCGCCGAAGGCGGTGGCCACAGCAAAGAGGATGGCGAAGGAAATACCTGCACCCAGGTTGAAGGCACCTGCGTTCATGCCAGGCAGATAGCCCTGGTTGTTAGCAGGGGAGAGCACGATGCCCAGGCCGTTGAGCATGATATTGGCTATGCCGGCGTAGGTGACACCCACAAAAATGGAAATTCCCAGGTACGCAAGGTGTGAGGTGTTTCCCACCAGGAAGGTGGCTCCGGCAACGCCGATGATGGTGGTAGCGATACCAATTTGCAGGACAATCTTGTATCCAAATTTACCGGCAAGGATTCCAGCGATTGGGCCAAAGACCAAGCCAGCCAGGGCATATGGGGTGAGTGTCCACCAGGAGACAACGCCAGCGGACATACCCGCACCGTTGGTGGCATCCTGGGCTAGGTTAGGCAGCAGACCATTCATTACCGCGAACACACCAGTCATGGTGAGCAGGGTGGTTAGCAGCAGTGCCCAGGTTCGACGTTGTCCCAGGTATTCCACGCTGACCAGCGGGTTTTTCACACGCTTTTCAATGTTGTAGAAGAAGATGACTCCGGCGATACCGACGATAAACAGCACAGCCACCAGCACCCAGTTCGCGTCGGAGAGTTTGCCGGCTTCATTAAACGCCATGAGCAAAGAGCCGATGGACACAGCCAATGGCAGCACACCAAGCCAGTCCATCTTCGGGGTTTCTTCAGCGGTGGATTCCTTCACGCTAAATGGCAGTGCGAGAGCAGCCACGGCACAAAACGCAGCCATGACCCAGAAGATGGAGCGGAAACCAAGCGTTTCAGCCAACCAGCCACCAGCAAGCGCGTCCACGCCGCCGATACCACCGTTGACAGAGGTGACAATTCCGAGAAGTAGCGCATATTGTTTTTCATTAGTTACCTGCTGGCGCAGAATAATCAGACACAGCGGCACGGTCGGGCCGGCAACACCTTGGATCAGACGTCCGAGGAAAAGGACGGTCACATTCGGGGCAAAAGCTGCAATAACACAGCCAATTCCGGTGACAATCATCATGCCAATCAGCACTTTGCGGCGTCCAATCAGATCACCCCATCGCGGCAGGAAGAGGGAAAATAGCGCCGCAGCCGTAAAGAAAGCTGTCTGCGTCATGCCGATTTGGGCGGCTGTTGCATCAAGTTCAGTTTCCATCGTCGCCAGTGCTGGCGCCAGCATGGAGGCGTTGAGCTGGAAGGCGAATACCGCGACCAGCAGGGCGATCATCAATGGTACAACTGTGGTGGCCGAGGTTTTACTCGGCTGAACAGGAAGGGACATTAGAGCTCTCTTTTCAGTGAGTGGTTGAGGGGAGTTCAGTGGGTAGGGTGGGGTAGGAAGCTTGAGCGCCCGGCTTGGTGGCGG
The window above is part of the Corynebacterium deserti GIMN1.010 genome. Proteins encoded here:
- a CDS encoding BRCT domain-containing protein; translated protein: MQESFLIEELESALLPSKPKSRLSSPKGADTFTVEKLLQQFGTSTVLQGEFVCFTGTLESGRRADLEELLAVVEASPSRGVTAKTSILVVGVPNPAAWKEGAAASKKLEKATALREKGKPIRVLSEEDFFALLEE
- a CDS encoding DUF4259 domain-containing protein, coding for MKIWNTGPFDNEEAQEVLEDLREGHLDPAELLPDIGQRHIEEDQGALIIALAHLAAGNQPAEGAEVDVEKLQTPAMKDRLRQCLEAVLIDDTVSGLYARWQREGEKLHEWKSQSYVLLK
- a CDS encoding FABP family protein; the protein is MDLHPNLEPFSFLIGTWSGAGRGYYPTIAGFEYRETVAFSAIPGKPFLRYEQKTQGAHGPMHTELGFFRPVGEGKLEFTLAQPTGQTELLEGAVTEFDGELRFGFEQSTVVNSRTAKEVKCTARFYVLNKERTVLKTRFDMAAAGQALQQHLESHLKKQA
- a CDS encoding glucose PTS transporter subunit IIA, whose product is MASKLTTTSQHILDNLGGPENITSMTHCATRLRFQVKDQSAVDQETIDFDPSVLGVVPQGSTGMQVVMGGSVANYYQEILKLDGMKRFADGESANTDTSSKKEYGGVRGKYSWIDYAFEFLSDTFRPVLWALLGASLIITLLVLADTFGLQDFRAPMDEQPSTYVFLHAMWRSVFYFLPIMVGATAARKLGANEWIGAAIPAALLTPEFLALGSAGDTVQVFGMTMVLNDYSGQVFPPLIAAIGLYWVEKGLKKIIPEAIQMVFVPFFSLLIMIPATAFLLGPFGIGVGNGISNMLEAINNFSPFILSIVIPLLYPFLVPLGLHWPLNAIMIQNINTLGYDFIQGPMGAWNFACFGLVTGVFLLSIRERNKAMRQVSLGGMLAGLLGGISEPSLYGVLLRFKKTYFRLLPGCLAGGIVMGIFDIKAYAFVFTSLLTIPAMDPWLGYTIGIAVAFFVSMLLVLVFDYRSDEERDEARAKVEAMKAGDTDAPAAGATAAAPVAGAAAAAPAATAVATKPRLAAGEVVEIVAPLEGRTISLSEVPDPIFAAGKLGPGIAIEPTGNTVVAPADATVILVQKSGHAVALRLESGIEILIHIGLDTVQLGGEGFTVHVERKQQVKAGDPLITFDPEFIRSKNLPLITPVVVSNANKFGEIVGVEAAQADATTTVIKVNGAE
- the coaE gene encoding dephospho-CoA kinase; its protein translation is MLKIGLTGGIGSGKSTVADLLSSEGFLIIDADQIAREIVEPGQPALAQLVEAFGPEIIKEDGSLDRPGLAAKAFVDAEHTALLNSITHPRIAEETARRFAEAEADGTKVAIYDMPLLVDKGLDRGMDMVLVVDVNVEERVRRLVEKRGLGEEDVRRRIDSQVPDEVRLKAADVVIDNNGSLDDLKSNMKKVIAEILTRSH
- the uriH gene encoding uridine-preferring nucleoside hydrolase UriH, whose amino-acid sequence is MTTKIILDCDPGHDDAVAMLLAAGSPEIELLGITTVGGNQTLDKVTHNAQVVATIADINAPIYRGVTRPLVRPVEVAEDIHGDTGMEIHKYELPEPTKQVEGTHAVDFIIDTIMNNEPGTVALVPTGPLTNIALAVRKEPRIAERVKEVVLMGGGYHVGNWTAVAEFNIKIDPEAAHIVFNEKWPLTMVGLDLTHQALATPEIEAKFNELGTDVADFVVALFDAFRKNYQDAQGFDNPPVHDPCAVAYIVDPTVFTTRKTPLDVELYGALTTGMTVADFRAPAPADCTTQVAVDLDFDKFWNMVIDAVKRIG
- a CDS encoding 3'-5' exonuclease family protein, whose amino-acid sequence is MVFAQMMLPMHLRGDIYSKVAEFIGDLPLSAHNFGFDGSVLTQLAELYQHEPVTNPRYCTLR
- a CDS encoding class I SAM-dependent methyltransferase; the encoded protein is MGKDETDGARESSAINGLSEFSAANRSWWDSDAEDYHARHPDYLGSHSPHGEFYWCPEMLHEKDVRLLGQPEDLKDASILEIGAGSAPCSRWLANDIPDAFIAAFDISAQMLRHAGHDHSVSLVQADAMSLPYADNAFDVVFSVFGAIPFVEDSAALMKEIARVLKPGGRFVFSITHPMRWIFLDDPGPAGLTAVTSYFDDSGYVEEDEVTGALSYAEQHRTMGDRIAELIDASFRLDRLIEPEWPVHLDQTWGQWSPLRGQLFPGTAIFMATIA
- the rpsA gene encoding 30S ribosomal protein S1; its protein translation is MPTNNAPQVAINDIGSAEDFLAAIDATIKYFNDGDIVEGTVVKVDRDEVLLDIGYKTEGVIPSRELSIKHDVDPDEVVEVGDQIDALVLTKEDKEGRLILSKKRAQYERAWGAIEELKEKDEPVTGTVIEVVKGGLIIDIGLRGFLPASLVEMRRVRDLDPYIGQELEAKIIELDKNRNNVVLSRRAFLEQTQSEVRSEFLHQLQKGQVRKGVVSSIVNFGAFVDLGGVDGLVHVSELSWKHIDHPSEVVTVGDEVTVEVLDVDLDRERVSLSLKATQEDPWRVFARTHAVGQIVPGKVTKLVPFGAFVRVEEGIEGLVHISELAQRHVEVPDQVVAVGEEVMVKVIDIDLERRRISLSLKQADEDYTEEFDPSKYGMADSYDEQGNYIFPEGFDAETNEWLEGFDEQRQAWEARYAESERRYQAHTAQIERRRQQAEEAAAEAPAGNYSTDSAEDAPAAAEAPAEETAGSLASDEQLAALREKLAGN
- the uriT gene encoding uridine transporter UriT — encoded protein: MSLPVQPSKTSATTVVPLMIALLVAVFAFQLNASMLAPALATMETELDATAAQIGMTQTAFFTAAALFSLFLPRWGDLIGRRKVLIGMMIVTGIGCVIAAFAPNVTVLFLGRLIQGVAGPTVPLCLIILRQQVTNEKQYALLLGIVTSVNGGIGGVDALAGGWLAETLGFRSIFWVMAAFCAVAALALPFSVKESTAEETPKMDWLGVLPLAVSIGSLLMAFNEAGKLSDANWVLVAVLFIVGIAGVIFFYNIEKRVKNPLVSVEYLGQRRTWALLLTTLLTMTGVFAVMNGLLPNLAQDATNGAGMSAGVVSWWTLTPYALAGLVFGPIAGILAGKFGYKIVLQIGIATTIIGVAGATFLVGNTSHLAYLGISIFVGVTYAGIANIMLNGLGIVLSPANNQGYLPGMNAGAFNLGAGISFAILFAVATAFGDNAGGYAAGMWAGVIILVLAFLCSLLIPRPESITDTVAAKAQAEEAASETLAA